From the genome of Streptomyces sp. S4.7:
TGGTGAACAGGACGACCGAGACGCTCATGCGGCCACTTCCCCTCGTACGGGCCACTGGTGCCCGTATCTCTCTCTGCTCACGGCGTCAGCATGCCGTGCGGGCGCCGTCCACCCGGCCATCGGGTCGGCCGGTTCACCCGAAGAGACGCATCCCTGACGGGTTGTCCGGCATGTGGCCCATGATCATGGTGCACTGAGGCGTCATCAGAGCCGCGCCGGGGACCGCGCATCCGATCCGCCACTTCCGATCCGCCACTTCCGATCCGAAGGAACGGTGTTCCCGGCCGTCCGACGCGAGGAGAGGAGACGCGATGCGCGGCAGTGAGGCGGGGCCACTCCTCCCAGGAGGACGACCGCGGGTCCCGCGGACCTCCGGGGGCAGCCGATGAGGACACTCGACGGACCCACCGACCACGTCGTCGTGGTCGGCGCCGGACTCGCCGGGCTCTCCGCCGCCCTGCACCTCCTCGGTGCCGGGCGCGCCGTCACCGTGGTCGATCGCGGTACGCGGCCCGGCGGCCGGGCCGGTCGCGTCGAACGCGGCGGCTATCACCTCGACACCGGCCCCACCGTCCTCACCATGCCCGGCCTCGTCGAGGACGCCTTCGCCGCCGTCGGCGACAAGCTCGCCGACCGGCTCGACCTCATCCCCCTGCATCCCGCCTACCGGGCGCGGTTCGCCGACGGCAGCGCACTGGACGTCCACACCGACGGCGACGCGATGGCGGCCGAGGTCGAACGCTTCGCCGGATCCCGCGAAGCGCACGGCTACCGGCGGCTGCGCCACTGGCTGGAGAAGCTGTACGCGGTCCAGGCACGTCGTTTCATCGACGCGAACTTCGACTCGCCGCTGTCCCTCCTCCACCCCGACCTCGTGCGCCTCGCCGCACTCGGCGGCTTCGGCCGGCTCGACGCGCGCATCGGGTCCTTCATCTCGGACGAGCGCCTGCGCCGGATCTTCTCCTTCCAGGCCCTGTACGCCGGAATCCCGCCCGCCAAGGCGCTTGCCGCGTACGCCGTCATCGCCTACATGGACACCGTCGCCGGGGTCTGCTTCCCGCGCGGCGGCATGCACGCCCTGCCCCGCGCGATGGCCGACGCGGCGGCGGACGCGGGCGCCGACTTCCGTTACGGCCACGACGTCACGCGCCTGGAGCGGTCGGGCGGCGGATCCGGTGACCGGATCACGGCCGTCGTCACCGGCCACGGGGACGACCAGGTGCGCATCCCCTGCGACGCCGTCGTCCTCACACCCGACCTGCCCGTCACCTACCGTCTGCTCGGCCGGCCGCCGCGCCGCCCGGTGCCGCTGCGGTTCTCGCCGTCCGCCGTGATCCTGCACGCCGGCACCGACCGCACCTGGCCGGGGCTCGGCCACCACACCATCTCGTTCGGACACGCCTGGAAGCGTACGTTCCGGGAACTGACGCACACCGGGAGCCTCATGAGCGACCCGTCCCTGCTCATCACCCGTCCCACGGCCACCGACCCCGGCCTCGCCCCGCCGGGCCGCCACCTGCACTACATCCTGGCGCCCTGCCCCAACACCCGTATCGGGCCCGGCGTCCGGGAGTGGGCGGACCTCGGCCCCCGCTACCGCGACAGCCTCCTCGCCGAGCTCGAACGCCGGGGACTGGACGGACTCGGCGCGGCCATCGAGGAGGAGTGCCTCGTCACCCCCGCCGACTGGGCCGCCGAAGGACACGCGGAAGGGACCCCGTTCTCCGCGGCGCACACGTTCGCGCAGACCGGCCCCTTCCGGCCGCGCAACCTGGTGCGCGGCACCACCAACGCGGTACTCGCCGGATGCGGCACCACCCCCGGAGTCGGCGTCCCCACGGTCCTGATCTCCGGCAAGCTCGCCGCCGCCCGCGTCACCGGTACCGGTACCGGTGACAAGGCGGCCGTCCGCGTACCGAAAGGACGGCGCGCATGACCGACCGTGAACTCGACGCCGCCGGCATCGGCGACCCCGGTCTGCGCGTCGCCTACACCCGGTGCCGCCGGCTCAACGCCCGGCACGGCAGGACCTACTTCCTCGCCACCCGTCTCCTGCCCGTCGAACGGCGCCCCGCCGTCCACGCGCTCTACGGCTTCGCACGCTGGGCCGACGACATCGTCGACGACCTCGACAGACCCGCGACCACCGCCGAACGGGCGGATCAACTGGGCGCGCTCCAGCAGCGGTTGGCGGACGGGCTGCGCTCGGGCCGCAGCCGCGAACCGGTGATCAGGGCGCTCGCGGACACGGCGAGGACCTACGGCATCGACCACCGGCTGTTCCGCGACTTCCTGACCGCCATACGCAGCGACCTCACGGTCACGGACTACGCGACCTACGACGATCTGCGCCGCTACATGCACGGCTCGGCCGCCGTGATCGGCCTCCAGATGCTCCCCGTGCTCGGCACCGTCGCACCGCGCGAGGTGGCCGCCCCGCACGCCGCCGCGCTCGGCGTCGCTTTCCAGCTGACCAACTTCATCAGGGACGTCGGCGAGGACCTCGACCGCGGCCGCGTCTACCTCCCCGCCGATCTGCTCGCCGCGCACGGGGTCGACCGCGAACTGCTGGAGTGGAGCCGTACCACCGGCGCGCGGGACACACGG
Proteins encoded in this window:
- the crtI gene encoding phytoene desaturase family protein — translated: MRTLDGPTDHVVVVGAGLAGLSAALHLLGAGRAVTVVDRGTRPGGRAGRVERGGYHLDTGPTVLTMPGLVEDAFAAVGDKLADRLDLIPLHPAYRARFADGSALDVHTDGDAMAAEVERFAGSREAHGYRRLRHWLEKLYAVQARRFIDANFDSPLSLLHPDLVRLAALGGFGRLDARIGSFISDERLRRIFSFQALYAGIPPAKALAAYAVIAYMDTVAGVCFPRGGMHALPRAMADAAADAGADFRYGHDVTRLERSGGGSGDRITAVVTGHGDDQVRIPCDAVVLTPDLPVTYRLLGRPPRRPVPLRFSPSAVILHAGTDRTWPGLGHHTISFGHAWKRTFRELTHTGSLMSDPSLLITRPTATDPGLAPPGRHLHYILAPCPNTRIGPGVREWADLGPRYRDSLLAELERRGLDGLGAAIEEECLVTPADWAAEGHAEGTPFSAAHTFAQTGPFRPRNLVRGTTNAVLAGCGTTPGVGVPTVLISGKLAAARVTGTGTGDKAAVRVPKGRRA
- a CDS encoding phytoene/squalene synthase family protein, encoding MTDRELDAAGIGDPGLRVAYTRCRRLNARHGRTYFLATRLLPVERRPAVHALYGFARWADDIVDDLDRPATTAERADQLGALQQRLADGLRSGRSREPVIRALADTARTYGIDHRLFRDFLTAIRSDLTVTDYATYDDLRRYMHGSAAVIGLQMLPVLGTVAPREVAAPHAAALGVAFQLTNFIRDVGEDLDRGRVYLPADLLAAHGVDRELLEWSRTTGARDTRITAALKSAVALTRGVYRHAAPGIRMLDPVARPCIRAAFVLYGGILDAVADEGYAVLHRRAVVRRRRRAAVAVDGLLRVAAARTRAAVREGAV